Proteins from a single region of Sandaracinaceae bacterium:
- a CDS encoding TIGR02147 family protein gives MPRSNVDIFQFLDYRTYLRAFYDAEKAAAPTFSFRAFSMRAGVASPNHLKRIMDGERSLKGELVERYAKVLGLGPSERRYFEALVSFTDAADSRQREEAYRVLRSFRQYQEAHQLDERHAAYHESWYIPAIRELAGRHDFRDDPRWVARQLRPRIRVKEARDALVTLEELGLLQRVDGALTKVDAVLTTGAQTRGAHITRYHRVMLECASQAIDEFPASERDLSALTCCVDEATLPVLRAMIADFRRQCVAVAEQSRRPARVVQLNIQLFPLSETAEGATE, from the coding sequence GTGCCCCGCTCCAACGTCGACATCTTCCAGTTCCTCGACTACCGCACCTACCTCCGCGCCTTCTACGACGCGGAGAAGGCCGCCGCGCCGACGTTCTCGTTTCGGGCGTTCTCCATGCGCGCCGGGGTCGCGTCGCCCAACCATTTGAAGCGCATCATGGACGGCGAGCGCAGCCTCAAGGGCGAGCTCGTCGAGCGCTACGCCAAGGTGCTGGGGCTGGGACCGAGCGAGCGCCGCTACTTCGAGGCGCTCGTGTCCTTCACGGACGCAGCGGACAGCCGGCAGCGTGAGGAGGCCTATCGCGTGCTGCGCTCGTTCCGGCAGTACCAAGAGGCGCACCAGCTGGACGAACGACACGCCGCGTACCACGAGTCCTGGTACATCCCCGCGATCCGCGAGCTGGCCGGGCGCCACGACTTCCGCGACGACCCCCGCTGGGTGGCGCGGCAGCTACGTCCACGGATCCGCGTGAAGGAGGCTCGCGACGCCCTCGTGACCCTCGAGGAGCTGGGGTTGCTGCAGCGCGTCGACGGAGCGCTCACCAAGGTGGACGCCGTGCTCACGACTGGCGCGCAGACGCGCGGCGCACACATCACGCGCTACCATCGCGTCATGCTGGAGTGCGCCTCGCAAGCCATCGACGAGTTCCCGGCGAGCGAACGCGATCTCTCCGCGCTGACGTGCTGCGTCGACGAAGCCACGCTGCCGGTGCTACGCGCGATGATCGCCGACTTTCGAAGACAGTGCGTGGCGGTGGCCGAGCAGTCGCGCCGACCCGCCCGCGTGGTGCAGCTCAACATCCAGCTCTTCCCGCTCAGCGAGACCGCCGAAGGAGCGACCGAGTGA
- a CDS encoding peptidoglycan-binding protein, producing MPPIHRGGAGGWRIAGGVMALICVACGPADPSPADESRAPNAGQVAPGRHEGEPETPRPPQPGPSARERCGDEAIPLYEAGRHTGDVCPDELAARGLTVLDTSPSWAAPVFDEDPALGEAGVQPYRAVLLALADERFEDLPEDVAPERFLELFGIFPTLRVVHQRLGQAERHACHESVDDTNLALLTEELRPWGDRDARIARVRRVAWERHRLELAREARGVPDIHALATDERYGADYERYTTDRIPVDGVRELVAHLRCDGLLPERVTDGVFDGYLVDSLTEFQRRHMVTNAGIVDAATRDAFLQDSREADFGTLLRVLRERVVSATGLIEDGSAGHAWGTVLGRKLDTPEFHIEAGHPPAPDAAPDLISPATEAAARALGWTDPEAATVAVGELLEAGYARVALSLPPLPAYHGPHMTLRAEIDRGDVYYDYPYTSSGAHVYQPTSRRPVITLFAAHEGREVALLRWPTTIGGWKTERAPGGGLAMSYKESPVGERIWRDVIASPAWLPPPSTPNEDMVRRVPGVGYRANRSLFGPSYRSAYGLVMLMHHRVMPNRAEDDPGRYQDEGIRVHGSVSYRSIVRGTSHGCHRLYNHLAVRLAGFVLEHRAHRRHGSLAVRFAKRFNYLGSFINFRIESRGYRYELTPPVPVEVLEGVVRGSRTRPVPGIRRLAGRAASAAAADTAD from the coding sequence GTGCCGCCCATCCATCGTGGCGGGGCTGGAGGGTGGCGCATCGCGGGGGGGGTGATGGCCTTGATCTGCGTGGCCTGCGGTCCCGCCGACCCGAGTCCGGCGGACGAGTCCCGGGCGCCCAACGCCGGCCAGGTCGCGCCGGGACGGCACGAGGGCGAGCCCGAGACGCCCCGACCCCCGCAGCCTGGGCCCAGCGCGCGGGAGCGCTGTGGTGACGAGGCGATCCCGCTCTACGAGGCCGGGCGGCACACGGGTGACGTGTGCCCCGACGAGCTCGCGGCGCGTGGGCTGACCGTGCTGGACACCAGCCCCTCCTGGGCCGCGCCCGTGTTCGACGAGGACCCCGCGCTCGGCGAGGCCGGGGTCCAGCCCTATCGCGCGGTGCTGCTGGCCCTCGCTGACGAGCGCTTCGAGGATCTGCCGGAGGACGTCGCGCCGGAGCGCTTCCTCGAACTCTTCGGCATCTTCCCCACGCTGCGTGTGGTGCACCAGCGTCTCGGTCAGGCGGAGCGACACGCGTGCCACGAGTCCGTCGACGACACCAACCTGGCCCTCCTGACCGAGGAGCTCCGGCCGTGGGGCGATCGGGATGCACGCATCGCGCGCGTGCGCCGCGTGGCGTGGGAGCGGCACCGGCTCGAGCTGGCGCGCGAGGCGCGCGGTGTTCCCGACATCCACGCGCTCGCGACGGACGAGCGCTATGGGGCCGACTACGAGCGCTACACGACTGACCGCATCCCGGTGGACGGCGTCCGCGAGCTGGTCGCCCACCTCCGCTGTGACGGGCTGCTCCCCGAGCGCGTCACGGACGGAGTCTTCGATGGCTACCTGGTGGACTCGCTGACCGAGTTCCAGCGGCGCCACATGGTGACCAACGCGGGCATCGTCGATGCAGCGACGCGCGACGCGTTCCTGCAGGACAGCCGCGAGGCGGACTTCGGCACGTTGCTGCGCGTGCTGCGCGAGCGGGTGGTCAGCGCCACCGGCCTCATCGAGGACGGGTCGGCGGGGCACGCATGGGGCACCGTATTGGGGCGCAAGCTCGACACCCCGGAGTTCCACATCGAGGCCGGCCACCCCCCCGCGCCCGACGCCGCCCCGGACCTCATCTCCCCGGCCACGGAGGCGGCAGCCCGCGCGCTCGGTTGGACGGACCCCGAGGCCGCGACCGTCGCGGTGGGTGAGCTGCTCGAGGCCGGGTACGCCCGGGTCGCGCTCTCCCTCCCGCCGCTGCCCGCGTATCACGGGCCTCACATGACGTTGCGCGCCGAGATCGACCGAGGTGACGTGTACTACGACTACCCTTACACGAGCTCGGGCGCGCACGTGTACCAGCCGACGAGTCGCCGCCCGGTCATCACGCTCTTCGCGGCACACGAGGGGCGCGAGGTGGCGCTGCTGCGTTGGCCCACCACCATCGGCGGCTGGAAGACGGAGCGGGCTCCCGGCGGCGGCCTCGCGATGAGCTACAAGGAGTCTCCCGTGGGGGAGCGCATCTGGCGAGACGTCATCGCCAGCCCAGCGTGGCTGCCCCCCCCGAGCACCCCCAACGAGGACATGGTGCGGCGTGTGCCCGGCGTCGGCTATCGCGCCAACCGCTCCCTGTTCGGGCCCAGCTACCGGAGCGCGTATGGGCTGGTGATGCTCATGCACCACCGGGTCATGCCCAACCGGGCCGAGGACGACCCGGGTCGCTACCAGGACGAAGGCATCCGCGTACACGGGTCGGTGAGCTACCGCTCCATCGTGCGCGGGACCAGCCATGGGTGTCACCGTCTCTACAACCACCTCGCCGTCCGCTTGGCCGGCTTCGTCCTCGAGCACCGTGCGCACCGGCGCCACGGGTCGCTGGCGGTGCGCTTCGCAAAGCGTTTCAACTATTTAGGCTCGTTCATCAACTTTCGTATCGAGTCGCGTGGGTACCGCTACGAGCTGACACCCCCCGTGCCCGTCGAGGTGCTCGAGGGCGTGGTGCGAGGCTCGCGGACACGCCCAGTGCCCGGCATTCGGCGTTTGGCGGGTCGCGCCGCCTCGGCCGCAGCGGCGGACACCGCCGACTGA
- a CDS encoding wax ester/triacylglycerol synthase family O-acyltransferase has translation MERLTGLDASFLYMETPQVQMHVGFACVFSPEDMPGGYSFHTISERIARAAQEHYALRRRLVHVPLDLHHPLWVDDPDFDVIHHVRHVALPAPGGEEELGAMVGRIYSTPLDRSRPLWEAWVIEGLEGGRFCLFMKFHHAAVDGVAGSELVMHLLQSSPTREPDKPVPPREPDRIPSDLEMVSFALRSKLKAPAQFANVLSQSVRFVDTVVKRRRDPEQDPGGTPLVAPRTPWNGAVSARRKLANARVPLETIKDIKNAFGTTVNDVVLAIAGSVLRRYLMERGALPSAPLTAVCPMSVRQKEELGQANNKVSAMFVCLYTNIEDPVERLKEIHKTTKGAKAEHNALGADTLQNWAELAGPSVFASAVRFYSTRNLANRHRPIHNLVISNVPGPRYPLFLEGARLEAIYPLGPVMEGAGLNLTLMSYLDAIDFSFLVDAELVPDVWDMARMTADSLDELLQAARAHRASQFPPAAASSEPAPVPRAAARPETHAVPAAAVPVEPDPANKPVEPAPANMPAEPAPANMPAEPAPDPALASTQPPATPPAPPPLVTETKAEAARSTPTPPTRTPTQHKSGESGGPAKASRKAAPRARRGGDPPAASSEANATARVGDDPARPGKVGGARPASRATKAAKGATTTRTTAATRTVDAKPDKPKRKRRKPSAKRQTHE, from the coding sequence ATGGAGCGACTCACCGGACTGGACGCCTCGTTTTTGTACATGGAGACCCCGCAAGTGCAGATGCACGTGGGGTTTGCGTGCGTGTTCTCCCCCGAGGACATGCCCGGGGGCTACTCGTTCCACACCATCTCGGAGCGCATCGCGCGGGCGGCGCAGGAGCACTACGCGCTGCGCCGCCGATTGGTCCACGTGCCCCTCGATCTCCACCACCCCCTGTGGGTGGACGACCCAGACTTCGACGTCATCCATCACGTACGGCACGTCGCGCTGCCGGCGCCTGGCGGGGAGGAAGAGCTGGGCGCGATGGTCGGCCGCATCTACAGCACGCCGCTCGATCGCTCGCGTCCTCTGTGGGAGGCGTGGGTGATCGAGGGCCTCGAGGGTGGTCGCTTTTGCCTGTTCATGAAGTTCCACCATGCCGCCGTGGACGGTGTGGCTGGCTCGGAGCTCGTGATGCACCTCCTGCAGTCCAGCCCCACGCGTGAACCAGACAAGCCTGTCCCCCCACGCGAGCCAGACCGGATCCCGAGCGACCTCGAGATGGTGAGCTTCGCGCTGCGTTCGAAGCTCAAGGCGCCTGCCCAGTTCGCGAACGTGCTGAGCCAGTCGGTGCGCTTCGTGGACACAGTGGTGAAGCGCCGCCGCGACCCCGAGCAGGACCCTGGCGGCACGCCGCTGGTGGCGCCGCGCACACCCTGGAACGGGGCGGTCAGCGCGCGGCGCAAGCTCGCCAACGCGCGCGTGCCGCTCGAGACCATCAAGGACATCAAGAACGCGTTCGGCACCACCGTGAACGACGTGGTGCTCGCCATCGCGGGGAGCGTGCTGCGGCGCTACCTGATGGAGCGGGGCGCGCTACCCAGTGCCCCCCTGACGGCGGTGTGTCCGATGTCCGTGCGGCAGAAAGAGGAGCTCGGTCAGGCCAACAACAAGGTGAGCGCCATGTTCGTGTGCCTGTACACGAACATCGAAGACCCCGTCGAGCGCCTGAAGGAGATCCACAAGACCACCAAGGGCGCCAAGGCGGAGCACAACGCGCTGGGGGCCGACACGCTGCAGAACTGGGCCGAGCTGGCGGGCCCGAGCGTGTTCGCGTCCGCCGTGCGCTTCTACTCCACGCGCAACCTCGCCAACCGTCACCGTCCCATCCACAATCTGGTCATCAGCAACGTGCCGGGGCCGCGCTATCCGCTGTTCCTCGAGGGTGCGCGTCTCGAGGCCATCTATCCGCTGGGCCCCGTCATGGAGGGCGCGGGGCTGAATCTGACGCTGATGAGCTACCTGGACGCCATCGACTTCAGCTTCTTGGTGGACGCCGAGCTCGTGCCCGACGTCTGGGACATGGCGCGCATGACCGCCGACTCGCTCGACGAGCTGCTGCAGGCCGCGCGCGCTCACCGCGCGTCCCAGTTCCCGCCAGCCGCGGCGTCGAGCGAGCCAGCGCCCGTCCCCCGAGCTGCGGCACGTCCCGAAACGCACGCTGTTCCGGCCGCTGCTGTGCCTGTGGAGCCAGACCCCGCCAATAAGCCTGTTGAGCCGGCGCCCGCCAACATGCCCGCCGAGCCGGCGCCCGCCAACATGCCCGCCGAGCCGGCGCCCGACCCGGCCCTCGCCTCGACGCAGCCGCCGGCCACGCCACCCGCCCCGCCGCCCCTCGTCACCGAGACCAAGGCGGAGGCGGCACGCTCGACACCAACGCCGCCCACGCGCACGCCCACGCAACACAAGTCGGGGGAGAGCGGGGGGCCGGCAAAGGCCAGTCGCAAGGCCGCGCCGCGAGCCCGCCGCGGAGGGGATCCGCCCGCCGCGTCGAGCGAAGCGAACGCGACCGCGCGCGTCGGCGATGATCCTGCGCGGCCTGGGAAAGTAGGAGGCGCTCGCCCAGCCTCCAGAGCGACCAAGGCGGCAAAGGGGGCCACGACGACCCGAACGACCGCGGCGACCCGGACCGTCGACGCCAAGCCCGACAAGCCGAAGCGCAAGCGCCGCAAGCCAAGTGCCAAGCGCCAGACCCACGAATAG
- a CDS encoding EAL domain-containing protein: MTRRDTRRPPADEARPRVLFVDDERHVQRAFEQATYALGVVVELANSATQALRAVERSHFDVIAVDLSMPGLDGLAMVERLREVSPSSAFVLVSGAPSLELPSRPDVHLDALVVVKPWDPQVLKTTLLEALERAEELALRPSTEPLASVEVSLLMLDVDGARAQATLSTLRAAGACAVDCHAVASLAAGLDALDEGHFDLLLMDMSVTEGVGMEALLRLRLASPDSAIVVLSARWDETSARHAVQLGAQDCLEHQLGEHAQLRRALLFAVERKRFERRSAYIARYDYLTGLPNRASFRDRLAHALARFRREDQAFAVLLVDIDDFRSVNEALGQAAGDRFLREVAHRIQQCLREGDTLARLERDEFAVILEGPVSRDGVAEIGRRVREVMREPLRLGETDVVPRASIGAALCPDTGDTVEALIDAADSAMYGGKRHGGDRFTIAGQVSTTAALSRLRQEGQLRYALERNQFTLEYQPKWSPALGRTVGVEALIRWRNINGEVIPPNEFVPVLESLGLIVPVGAWVIDTAIAQLARWHRAGARDLHLAVNLSPIQLEDDGVLDTIRLALERHALAESLLEVEITETTLLRSTSQAHFVLGELRRRGVRVALDDFGTGHSSLANLATFEVDSLKIDRSFVLADNPRSQAIVASIIDLAHRLGLTVVAEGVETQAQHDGLVVAGCDLLQGYLLGRPTPADQLPMATASE; the protein is encoded by the coding sequence ATGACGCGCCGTGATACACGCCGTCCCCCCGCGGACGAGGCCCGACCGCGTGTCCTGTTCGTGGACGACGAACGGCATGTGCAGCGCGCGTTCGAGCAGGCGACCTATGCGCTGGGCGTCGTGGTCGAGCTAGCCAACAGCGCGACGCAGGCCTTGCGAGCGGTCGAGCGCTCGCACTTCGACGTCATCGCGGTCGACCTCAGCATGCCCGGGCTGGACGGTCTCGCCATGGTGGAGCGTCTGCGCGAGGTCAGCCCCTCGAGCGCGTTCGTGCTGGTGAGCGGCGCCCCGTCGTTGGAGCTGCCGTCGCGTCCGGACGTGCATCTCGACGCGCTGGTGGTGGTCAAGCCCTGGGATCCGCAGGTGCTCAAGACGACCCTGCTCGAGGCGCTCGAGCGCGCCGAGGAGCTCGCGCTGCGACCTTCGACGGAGCCACTGGCCTCGGTCGAGGTGAGCCTGCTCATGCTCGACGTGGATGGCGCGCGCGCGCAGGCGACGCTCTCGACGCTGCGCGCCGCGGGGGCATGCGCGGTCGATTGCCACGCGGTAGCGTCCCTCGCGGCGGGTCTGGACGCGCTCGACGAGGGACACTTCGACCTCTTGTTGATGGACATGAGCGTGACCGAAGGCGTCGGGATGGAGGCGCTGCTGCGGCTGCGGCTGGCCTCGCCCGACAGCGCCATCGTGGTCCTCTCCGCGCGCTGGGACGAGACCAGCGCGCGTCACGCGGTGCAGCTCGGCGCGCAGGATTGCCTCGAGCACCAGCTCGGTGAGCACGCACAGCTCCGGCGTGCGTTGTTGTTCGCCGTCGAACGCAAGCGCTTCGAGCGCAGGTCCGCCTACATCGCTCGCTACGACTACCTGACCGGTCTCCCCAATCGCGCCAGCTTCCGCGACCGTCTCGCGCACGCGCTCGCCCGGTTCCGCCGTGAAGACCAAGCCTTCGCCGTGCTGCTCGTGGACATCGACGACTTCCGCTCCGTCAACGAGGCGCTGGGCCAGGCGGCCGGCGACCGCTTCTTGCGCGAGGTGGCGCACCGCATCCAGCAGTGCCTCCGCGAAGGCGACACGCTCGCGCGGCTCGAGCGGGACGAGTTCGCGGTCATCCTCGAAGGGCCGGTCTCCCGCGACGGCGTGGCGGAGATCGGGCGCCGAGTACGCGAGGTGATGCGCGAGCCGCTGCGCCTCGGCGAGACCGACGTCGTGCCGCGCGCCAGCATCGGCGCGGCGCTGTGCCCGGACACGGGCGACACGGTCGAGGCGCTGATCGACGCCGCCGACTCCGCCATGTACGGCGGCAAGCGGCACGGCGGAGATCGATTCACGATCGCTGGCCAGGTGAGCACCACGGCGGCGCTCTCGCGTCTCCGGCAGGAGGGGCAGCTGCGCTACGCCCTCGAGCGCAACCAGTTCACGCTCGAGTACCAGCCCAAGTGGTCGCCGGCGCTGGGCCGCACCGTGGGGGTCGAGGCGCTCATCCGCTGGCGCAACATCAACGGCGAGGTCATCCCGCCCAACGAGTTCGTCCCCGTCTTGGAGTCGCTCGGGCTGATCGTCCCAGTGGGCGCCTGGGTCATCGACACCGCCATCGCGCAGCTCGCGCGCTGGCACCGCGCCGGCGCGCGCGACCTGCACCTGGCGGTCAACCTCTCGCCCATCCAGCTCGAAGACGACGGCGTGCTCGATACGATTCGGCTGGCTCTCGAGCGTCACGCGCTGGCCGAGTCGCTGCTGGAGGTGGAGATCACCGAGACGACCCTGCTGCGCTCCACGTCCCAGGCCCACTTCGTCCTCGGCGAGCTGCGCCGACGCGGGGTGCGTGTCGCCCTCGACGACTTCGGCACGGGACACTCGAGCCTCGCCAACCTCGCCACCTTCGAGGTCGACTCGCTCAAGATCGATCGGTCCTTCGTGCTGGCCGACAACCCGCGCAGTCAGGCCATCGTCGCGTCCATCATCGATCTGGCGCACCGGCTCGGGCTCACGGTGGTGGCGGAAGGAGTCGAGACGCAGGCGCAACACGACGGGCTGGTCGTGGCCGGGTGCGACCTCCTGCAGGGCTATCTCCTCGGTCGCCCCACGCCCGCCGACCAGCTCCCCATGGCGACCGCCTCCGAGTGA